A region from the Lolium perenne isolate Kyuss_39 chromosome 4, Kyuss_2.0, whole genome shotgun sequence genome encodes:
- the LOC139839129 gene encoding uncharacterized protein has protein sequence MPNSLLGALIKKFWPGRYTPLSTVPGGPTKLATTWADYEDAPAVGFATAAEAVTTKFWCFYRVDPEHDTQARLTLRGACERLTPQQWYNQKFTSASAFWANKGKRVKKEYYVGNEPTEEWAMTIEEYMSVCPEWAEQHREAWEELIRARWLRQDEEFAAVSRRNMENRGTGGTHCAGNRDYTRFKGKKVCIYMERPSFISRHVSFVVRLTFLFAMQVAEAPQGWCFMMPGYMT, from the exons ATGCCTAACAGCTTGCTTGGGGCTCTGATTAAGAAGTTCTGGCCCGGCAGATACACTCCCCTTAGCACGGTCCCCGGTGGCCCgacgaagctagccactacttgggcggactatgaggatgcccctgccgtaggcttcgcgacagctgctgaggctgtgaccaccaagttctgg tgcttctatcgtgtggacccggagcatgacacgcaggcgcgtctcactttgcgtggcgcttgcgagaggttgacaccgcagcagtggtacaaccaaaagttcaccagcgctagtgccttctgggctaacaagggtaagagggtcaagaaggagtactatgttggtaacgagcctacggaggaatgggcaatgaccattgaggagtacatgtcg gtttgtccggagtgggccgagcagcatagggaggcatgggaggagctgattagggcgaggtggctcaggcaggacgaggagtttgcagccgtgtcgaggcgtaacatggagaaccgaggcaccggtggcacacactgcgcgggaaaccgcgactacacccgcttcaaggggaaaaaggtatgtatatacatggaacgaccttcattcatttcccgccatgtctcatttgtggtacgcttaacttttcttttcgcgatgcaggtggccgaggcaccacaggggtggtgcttcatgatgcccggatatatgacatga